In Euphorbia lathyris chromosome 9, ddEupLath1.1, whole genome shotgun sequence, the following are encoded in one genomic region:
- the LOC136205753 gene encoding Golgi apparatus membrane protein-like protein ECHIDNA, whose amino-acid sequence MDPNQPPGENYANPRTCFFHVIFKAAALAFYILSALFINNFVILFVVTVLLAALDFWVVKNVSGRILVGLRWWNEINDLGESVWKFESLDQESLARLNKKDSWLFWWTLYITAVAWIILGIFSLIRFQADYCLIIGVCLTLSVANIIGFTKCRKDAKKQLQQFASQTIANQFSSTLQSAFSVV is encoded by the exons ATGGATCCAAACCAg CCTCCTGGAGAGAATTATGCCAACCCAAGGACATGCTTCTTTCATGTTATCTTCAAG GCTGCAGCTTTGGCATTTTACATACTTTCTGCTCTGTTCATTAATAATTTTGTCATCCTTTTTGTGGTGACTGTTCTTCTTGCTGCTCTTGATTTTTGGGTGGTCAAGAATGTGAGTGGCAGGATTTTAGTTGGACTTAGGTGGTGGAATGAGATAAATGATTTGGGTGAGAGTGTGTGGAAATTTGAATCCCTTGACCAAGAG TCATTGGCTCGTCTGAACAAGAAAGATTCATGGTTATTTTGGTGGACTCTTTATATAACG GCCGTTGCATGGATTATTCTTGGAATTTTCTCGCTGATCCGGTTTCAAGCAGATTACTGCCTCATTATTGGAGTTTGTTTGACTCTCAGTGTTGCAAACATCATTGGCTTCACTAAATGCCGCAAAG ATGCTAAGAAGCAGCTTCAACAGTTCGCATCACAGACTATTGCAAATCAATTCTCATCAACCCTTCAGTCGGCATTCAGCGTCGTATGA